The Lycium ferocissimum isolate CSIRO_LF1 chromosome 10, AGI_CSIRO_Lferr_CH_V1, whole genome shotgun sequence genome window below encodes:
- the LOC132033882 gene encoding stress protein DDR48-like, translated as MAEEKKHHFGLFHHHKDKEEDTPVEKTTYGEAPYGEKTTYGESEKTSYGDNTYGEKPSTYGDNTYGEKTSYGDNSYGEKPTTYGDNTYGEKTSYGGGDTYGDNKYGAEKTTYGDSAYGEKTNTYGENTYGEKTSYGTEGGGYGGAAYSSETTNFEDTTKIKTAEDYKEEKKHHKHHEHLGELGAVAAGAFAVHESHKAKKDPENAHKHHIEEGIAAAAAVGAGGYAFHEHHGKKEAKEEQEEAEGKKKHHFF; from the exons ATGGCTGAAGAGAAGAAGCACCACTTTGGTCTCTTCCACCACCACAAAGACAAGGAAGAAGACACCCCCGTCGAGAAAACTACCTATGGAGAAGCACCATATGGTGAGAAAACAACATATGGAGAGAGTGAAAAAACTAGTTATGGTGATAATACATATGGCGAGAAACCTAGCACATATGGAGATAACACATATGGTGAGAAAACTAGTTATGGTGATAATTCATATGGCGAAAAACCTACCACCTATGGAGATAATACATATGGTGAGAAAACTAGTTATGGTGGGGGAGATACCTATGGAGACAACAAATATGGAGCTGAGAAAACTACTTATGGAGATAGTGCATATGGAGAGAAAACTAACACCTATGGTGAAAATACATATGGTGAGAAAACTAGTTATGGTACTGAAGGAGGTGGCTATGGAGGAGCTGCCTACTCATCTGAGACTACTAATTTTGAAGACACCACAAAAATCAAAACTGCTGAGGATTATAAGGAAGAGAAAAAACACCACAAGCATCATGAACATCTCGGAGAACTCGGGGCGGTTGCCGCTGGTGCCTTTGCCGTG CATGAGAGTCACAAGGCAAAGAAAGACCCAGAGAATGCACACAAGCACCACATAGAGGAAGGAATAGCAGCAGCAGCTGCAGTTGGAGCTGGTGGATATGCATTCCATGAGCATCATGGGAAGAAGGAAGCTAAGGAAGAACAAGAGGAAGCTGAGGgaaagaagaaacatcatttCTTCTAA
- the LOC132033883 gene encoding LOW QUALITY PROTEIN: abscisic stress-ripening protein 1-like (The sequence of the model RefSeq protein was modified relative to this genomic sequence to represent the inferred CDS: inserted 2 bases in 1 codon): protein MEEEKHHHHLFHHKDKEEEGPVDYEKEIKHHKHLEQIGELGTAAAGVYALHEKHEAKKDPEHAHKHKIEEEIAAAAAVGAGGYAFHEHHDKKDAKKEXKKKLREDTTTTTTSKLH, encoded by the exons ATGGAGGAGGAgaaacaccaccaccacctatTCCACCACAAGGACAAGGAAGAGGAGGGACCCGTGGATTACGAAAAGGAGATCAAACACCATAAGCATCTTGAGCAAATCGGTGAACTTGGCACTGCTGCTGCCGGTGTCTACGCCTTG cATGAGAAACATGAGGCAAAGAAAGATCCAGAGCATgcacataaacacaagatagAGGAGGAGATTGCAGCAGCTGCTGCTGTTGGTGCAGGCGGATATGCATTCCATGAGCACCACGACAAGAAGGATgccaagaaaga gaaaaagaagctgAGGGAggacaccaccaccaccaccacttcTAAATTACATTAG